A DNA window from Arachis hypogaea cultivar Tifrunner chromosome 18, arahy.Tifrunner.gnm2.J5K5, whole genome shotgun sequence contains the following coding sequences:
- the LOC112769910 gene encoding protein FAR1-RELATED SEQUENCE 5-like codes for MGSVHKNSTKSSVEFDDLSFEYSGSSEENDISISQKKGTIDEAMKMVDPGDGFGEVEKKLTELTKDDIWGIEHDSVEQCVQFYKNYAKVHDFVARCDEKGYDFNDNLNMRQMVCNREGTRRKKYLEMENRKRDHRPITRVMCQARIRFHYDMKLRKWKVTAFEETHNHDLILPKYIQFVPAYRVTTEADKAHANSLHDYGVRTCHIMGFMLKQKGGPGKIGFTKKDLYNHFDKSKRAKVKDGDAYAALSYLISKADEDPLLQGKFTLKDNKLENLVWADGASIIDYQCFSDVLAFDTTYQKNKYNKPLVVFSGTNHHGQTCIFGCGLLADEKHETYVLVLKIFLEIMGNKHPIAVVTDGNLAMRGAIREVMPNATHRLCAWHLHRNTCEAIKNSEFLHGLKHLMYRNFFPDEFEDKGHRLVSKFKLSENEWVKKTYEIKRMWAFAYLNNTFFGRIRTTSQCEGIHSLIKHYIGKKMLSFGFDA; via the coding sequence tgatttgagttttgAGTATAGTGGTTCAAGTGAAGAAAATGATATAAGTATATCTCAAAAGAAGGGTACAATTGATGAAGCTATGAAAATGGTTGATCCTGGAGATGGATTTGGTGAAGTTGAGAAGAAGTTAACTGAGTTGACCAAGGATGACATTTGGGGTATTGAGCATGATAGTGTAGAGCAGTGTGTTCAATTCTACAAAAATTATGCCAAAGTACATGATTTTGTTGCAAGGTGTGATGAAAAGGGTTATGATTTCAACGACAACCTTAACATGAGACAAATGGTTTGTAATAGAGAGGGTACACGGAGAAAGAAGTATCTGGAGATGGAGAATAGAAAAAGAGACCACAGGCCGATAACACGTGTAATGTGTCAAGCCAGAATTAGATTTCACTATGATATGAAATTGAGGAAGTGGAAAGTCACTGCATTTGAAGAGACTCACAATCATGACCTTATCCTACCTAAATATATACAATTTGTCCCCGCATATCGTGTAACGACCGAGGCCGACAAAGCACATGCCAACAGTCTGCATGATTATGGTGTGAGAACTTGCCATATAATGGGGTTCATGTTAAAGCAAAAGGGAGGACCAGGAAAAATTGGTTTTACAAAGAAGGATTTGTATAATCATTTCGACAAATCAAAGCGTGCTAAAGTGAAAGATGGTGATGCATATGCAGCATTGAGTTACTTGATTTCTAAGGCCGATGAGGATCCATTGTTGCAAGGAAAATTTACTCTGAAAGATAATAAACTTGAAAATTTAGTATGGGCTGACGGAGCTAGCATAATTGATTATCAATGTTTTAGTGATGTACTAGCATTTGACACAACATACCAGAAGAATAAATATAACAAGCCATTGGTTGTCTTCTCAGGAACTAACCATCACGGTCAGACATGCATATTTGGTTGTGGCTTGCTAGCAGATGAGAAGCATGAGACATATGTATTAGTTTTGAAGATTTTTCTTGAAATAATGGGTAATAAACATCCAATAGCAGTGGTGACAGATGGTAATCTTGCAATGAGAGGAGCAATTAGAGAGGTGATGCCAAATGCAACGCACCGACTTTGTGCGTGGCATTTACATCGCAATACGTGTGAAGCTAtcaaaaattctgagttcctTCATGGATTGAAGCACCTTATGTACCGGAATTTTTTTCCGGATGAGTTTGAAGATAAAGGGCATCGATTAGTATCAAAATTCAAGCTTTCTGAAAACGAATGGGTGAAAAAAACATATGAGATCAAAAGGATGTGGGCTTTTGCATATTTGAACAACACGTTTTTTGGTCGAATTAGGACTACGTCACAATGTGAAGGAATTCATTCGTTGATAAAGCACTATATTGGTAAAAAAATGTTATCTTTCGGATTTGATGCATAA